DNA sequence from the Hirundo rustica isolate bHirRus1 chromosome 25, bHirRus1.pri.v3, whole genome shotgun sequence genome:
TGGGACAAACCCAGGGAGAGCTCCCTGCACCTGGAATGAAACGTTGGGATGTCCTAAATCCTGGGACAAACACAGGGAGAGCTCCCTGCACCTGGAATGAAATGTTGGGATGTCCTAAATCTTGGGACAAACCCAGGGAGAGCTCTCCACACCTGGAATGAAATGCTGGGATGTCCTAACTCCTGGGACAAACCCAGGGAGAGCTCCCTGCACCTGGAATGAAATGTTGGGACGTCCTAAATCCTGGGACAAACCCAAGGAGAGCTCTCCAACCTGGAATGAAACGTTGGGATGTTGTTCCCCACTACAGCCTAACAGGACACACCCAGGGGTctccagagaaaggaaagcagatgCCTTTCCCCCGGGTCACCTCTCACCCAGTAACTCTGACATTCAGCTGGATGAGGACCCTGGATCCATAGCTCACATTATCTGTAATTTATGGAaacaggctgcaggcagctgagggCGGTTTCTAGAGGGGTTTGGCCTGAGGGCAGCTCCTGAAGCCCGAAGCAGAGCTGGTCACCCTTGGCTCTGGCTGGCAGGAGGGGCAGCTCCCCCGTGATTCACCTGCCCCACCTCAGCCTTGTCTGTAGGGGGATGAATCACCCCGGTGGAGCCTCTTTGTCTCCCCTGGTTTTGGGGGAAGCCACAGagtgagcagctccagcagagacCTGCAGAATCCAGGATCCGAACAGGCCCCAGCCTCCGCAGCTGATGGAACTGCCACGGGATGCTCGGCAGGGAGCGGGATGGATTCACTCAAAACTCACTTTGCAAAACTGGGGTCAAGCGTTTCAAATTTGCCCAGGAATTTCAGGAGCTCAGCTCAGAGCATTAAGTGCACCCAGGCTGCTCTCTCTCCTTGTCCAGATCATCCCCACATCCACACCATCCACACAACCTGTCCTAGAAGCCTCCTGGGAATGGTCCCTGTGCAGTCCCATATCCCTAAAATGCCAGGAGTTTCATGACAGAAGGCCTGGGGCAGAACAGTGCCAGGAATCATTGGAACCATTTAACAGCAGGAATGGCCTTGAGCTGGTGGCTCTGGGCATGGAGATGACAGTGAGGAAATCAGCGGCAGGAGACACTCAGAACCCTCAAAGATTACATTTCAGGGCTGTGACTTCAGCTCCTGATAGGAGCTATGGGCTCAGGGCACTGCTAGGGGACAAATTTCCCAGGTTTACTGAGGAATACAAAACAATTGACTTGCTAGATGTAGCACGAGGTTTATTTATTGCAACTTTCGAAAGCACAAAAACATTGACAGATGAAAGGCACCAGAGAGCCAAAATCATACAGTCACCAGTCACTACTATCCCCTGTTACAATCTCGTTCGAATTTACAGAGTGTGCAAGCCCCAGTACAGCGTCACCAGCCATCCCTACATGCACGCTGGAGCCCGCAGCCACTCCAGAATTCCAGAACCGTCTGCTCAGCAAATCCCACGGGAAATTTAAACCCCAAGCCAAGGATGGAGACAGCACATACAGAACTACTGCTTGCTGCATGCAAAACTGTACAAAACACCAGAGCTTTTTTACATCTCCGTGGAGATCCACTGACAACCTGGAGTCACATAAAGGAGGGGAGGCTGAAGGGAAGGAGCCAGAGCAGAGTCAGCTGAGGGCTGCACTCCCAACCCTGgagtgatgctgctgctgctgcgcgTCCTGGCAGCCGCCGCTTCCCCACCCGTGCCAGCCGTGCTTGCTGGAAACACTGCACGGAGGATTGCACTCCCACTGCTCACAAATTAGAATTCAATTTACCCCCGCTGCGGTTCTCAGGGGTTCTGCCAGCCAGGCGGGGAAGGAGGGCTGGGTTTAAGATCCGCTGTTTCCCAGGTGAACTGGGCAGGGCAAACTCTTCCTTTCGTGAATTGCGCCACGGGAACCTGAACCTGCACCACCAGGCAGCTTGGAGGGGTTTGTGGAGCAGGTTTAGGAGGCTTTGGGGGAGATGCGTGCAGTGAAATGTGGATTTGGGTGAGTGAGGGCTGAACCATGGCCGTTTAACCTCTCCCCTCGGGGCGGGAGGGTCTCGTACCTCTGGACACACGCTGGGTGTGGGTTTTAGCACCATGGCAAAGagcagggctcagagcagcacaggcactTCCTTTAGGGATTGAAATTGAGGATGCTGTGGCACCACTCAGATAAAACCCTTGGAAAAATAGTGCATAAATCTCGGCGTGGTTATTGCACTGCTCGGGTAATTATCTGCCCCTGTGTCCCTAGAAATCTGTCTCTtggatttctgcaggaaaattgCAAAATGGGAATGCTGAATAGAAATAAAGATTTATTGAATCAAAGCGACTCTACTGTGTATTTTAAGACATATTTataagcagcagctgcagcagcgaTTATGATAAATTTAATATTCAGAGTTCATTTCatgacacagaaataaaatgaataatcCATCAATATAAATTGACTTGAGATGAATATCAAATTGCAAAATCTTTAGAGCGATTCTGTTTGCTAATCTACATGAACATGATCTGGATTAAAGGGATCTGTTTGGTTCAGCATTAAGCAGGAGGGGTAAAGTCTGGCTTTAAAATGAGATACAGAAAATTAGGCAGCTCACAGGAGGGTCTTAGAGACTTCTGTGCCCATGTGGGCAATGCCCTGGGGGAACTCTGCCCCTGGGAAACCATTGTGAAGTCTTAATTCTAAAACCAGGtataaaatatcctgaaatacctggaaaaaaagcaagtggACAGTTATGGACCAAACCACAGGGGTGTTTAACAAAACGTGTCTGACACGCTGAGGCACTTCCATAAATGTCACTGCCAGCCTTTGTGCTTCTTCAGGGGCCTAAATACACTTGCAAATCtccctttaatatttttttaaatacttttaagcATGCCTCTCCATGTTCATTAATGTGAGATGAGCAGATTCGCAACCAGACAGAATCCCATTTCCCCACggtaatccttttttttttgtcatttctaaCATGCAAAATGTAGGGAATTATAACAGCgtttaaaccaaaaaaaaaaaagaaaaggaaaaaaaaattgtaaagcTGTTAGAGATATCAAGACAAATGCAAATGAAGTCTAATCCTTTGTGCTGGAGCGGTGGTGGTTggtggggtggtggtggtggtggtgattcCTACTTTTTTGGGTTACAAAGCGAGTAGGACCTGGAGCACAGGAACCTGGCCTCGGAGCAggctctcctgcctcccaggCTGGGGTTTCAGTGGGGTTTGGGCTCTTCACTCTACGAGCTTCACTGAGAACAGGCGCTTCCCAAAGCGCCAGCGGGACGAGTAAACCCCGACCAACCTCAGCACAGCCACGCCCCGGCCCTCCGCCCCCTCCACCCACGCATCCAAACGGATCAGGAGAAAGAGACAGGATTGCATTACCTCGGTCATTTTGGGCTTCCTGGAGCTGGCCGGGACCAGCCTGCCCGCCTCAGGCCGCGGAGCGGTGGCCATGGTGTAGGTCTCCTTGCTCACCTTCTGCTTGGAcctcagcagggccagggctgcctTGGTGGACACCCCGGGCAGGTTGGGGTTGTAGAGGCTGATGCACCAGCTGGCGTACACCGAGGAGCGGCCATCCGCTTGCTGGGTGTGATTTGGCTTTATGTAGTTTAAATAGCACCAACTGACATTAGTGGTTGTGTGGAGACTGGGGAACTGCAGGACCTTCTTGGTGTCTGTGCCTTCCCGAGCCTTCCCCGCGCCGGCGGCGCCCTCGGGCACGGGGGCAGCGCTGGCAGGGGTTGGTGGAGGCTGCTCCACCAGTTCTTTGGAGTCTTCCTTCTTCACGGGCTGCAGAGGCTCCTGGCTGAGGAACTGTTTGCCAGCTGGCTGCTCGTACTCCTGCAGTGCCTCAAAGCTCGGGGAACCCGACCGGGACGCTGCCTGCTGGGAACTGCTCGGGGTTTCCTTTGGCTCCGACTGCTCCACGGACACGCTGGGTGGTGTCTGAACCTCGACCCTGTCTTGGCTTTCTGCGAGGAAGTGAGATTTATcctgctttttcccttcctctgttGCACTGGGTGGCTTCACCACTTCCAgcttctcttctgcttcagacacttcctcctccttcactctcttctgctgctgggtCTCCATCGTCAGCTCCAAACTGCCGGCTGGGGACAGCATCCTTTTGCTCCCCCCGACCGTGGAGGGGCCCCCTTCCAGGCCAAGGACGCTGTCTGAGGGGCAGGTGAGGGGCATGTAGCCCTTTCTTTCCGGTAAGGGCAGGGGCACTCTCAGGTACGGGCTCTGGAAAAGgcttctctgctcctctgtgaTCATCTGGGCCAGGTCAAAGCCCAGCCCGTGGACGTCAGCGCTGCACACCAGGGCGCCCTTGGGCTGGCGGTCATCGAATTTGGGGAGGACGATGGTGGAGGAGCTGCACTGGGACTGCGTGACCAGGATCTGGGAGAGCGTGGTGTACATGGCGCTGCCGTAGGAGGGCATGTTGGTCTGGATGCGAACGGGGACAACCAGGGACACCATGGGCTCCGTCCGGGTGGGGACAACGAGCTGGGTGACGGTGACAGAGAGCGCGGGACTCGCTGCGCAGGTCAGAGGGTGCAGCCTGCTGTCCGAGTCGTAATCCGTGCACGGGGACAGGCTGGAGCTTCCTGCTGCCGAGAACAAACTGGATTTGATCTGTGGCAAATGTCCACCGGCATCGCCCGGCAAGTGGAGGGCAAACTGAGACTGGAGCGGCAGGAAGAAGGCGGAGGGGATCGGCGAGGAGCCGGGGTAGTGCACGGGCAGGAACGAAGGGTGCCTGAAGGACACCTCGGCGGGGTGAGACATCAAGGGAGGAGCGATGTGGAGCGGGCCCGGGTGGATGAGCGTTTGCGGGAGGGGCAGCGGCGGGGTCTGGAATATGGAGGGAGGGATCTGAGGCATGGAGAACTGGGCGGAGAGGATGTCAGACATGGTGTGCGCAGCGAAGAGCTCTGCAGACTGCCCCGGCTGCGGCAGGAGGTGCTggtaggggaatatggaaacCTGGGGGGCCATGAAGTGCTTCTCGTGCAGCGTCAGCTGCGGCACGGGGTGGTGGAacacctgcagagcctctgTGTACGGCGGGCTGTAGGACGGCTCGGGGCTGTCCTTTGGCTGGCTCTTGTCGCTCGGGTAGGTGCCGTGAGAGGGCAAAGGGGAGGACGAGGTCGGCTGATGGGGCAAACTCGTGGCAGGAGATTTACTTGAAGAAAGAGCCGGATCCTCCGTGTCCGGCcagcccggcggggccgggtcTGGCTCATGCTCGGGGTGCCTGGTGAGGGATGCCTGCCGCACCAGGAagcatttcctcctctcctggggGGCTGAGGAGGTGGAGGGGCCGGGGGTGGAGGCTGGAGTGGAGGACAAGCTCCCATAGTCGAAGGATTTACTGCGAGTCTCTGACATCTGGGAAGGGTGGGACACGTTGGGCGTCTGCTCGGAAGCGGATCTCCGCATTTCCCTGGAATGGTGGTGGTGGCTGGGGACCATCAGCATATGGGAGCCAACGCCgggaggtttggggtgggattcGGAGGGCTGGCTGCTTGACTCTGGCTTGGTGTGGTCATCCCGGTCGAAGGAGATGGAGTGGCTGGAGCCGTGGGACAGGCTGCTCTCCTGACTGGGGCTCCGGGTGAGAGAGACGGACTCAAAGCTGGACTCCCCGGAGGACTGGGCCATTTCTGCCAGCCGGAGCCGCTTCTTCTTGGGTGGGAGTTTTTccgcagggagctgggaaagagtCTGGCTCCTCTGCGGCCACTGGAATTCCTCGGTTTTCTCTGGCTCCTTCGGAGGAGGCTCTGGCTCTGTTTCTGGTCTGTCCGGCTCTTCAGTGACCAGAATCTCAGGGACCTGGATGTTGGGCTGGCGgaccagcctgggctgcagggagtgAGGGGGGCGGCTGTGCTGGGGCGTGGGCTGAgatgggaactgggacagggGCTTGTCCTCTTCcaagctgctgggctgctcGATGGAGTCTGACTTCTCAAAGGAGCTCGTGTGCTGGATGACAGAGATCTCCTTGGAGGTTGTTCTCCTCTCCTTGCCCTCCGCGCCCGAAGCCGGTTTGGTGTTCCTGGAATGGAAGCCGGCACTGGCCTCGGAAGGTGCGGATTTTCCCGAGTCTGCTGGTGACTTCATGGATTCACGGGTCAGGTTTAGAGCCACATCAGACGAGGCCAGGTTTGCAAACTGGGTGCCTGGGCcggtgctggaggaggaggcgTCAGACATTTCGAAAGCTGGAGGTTCCTCGTCGTCCCCGAGGCTCTTCTCCTTCCGCCTCTTGCGCAGCGGGGTGAGCTCCAAGGTGCTGCCCAGCTTGTAATGCATCATCTGGGGCCACACGTCGGGATCCGCCGCGCTCTTCTCCGGCTCTGACGAGGTGTGGGACGTGGCAGAGCGGGGCTTGGAGAGCTGCAGTTCTGAGCAGTAGTACTTCTTGTGGGCCTCGTAGTTGTCCCTTTTCTTATAGCGAGCGCCGCACACGTTGCACTCGTACATGAACCCTTTCGCCTTCGGGCCCTTGCGGGACTTTTTGGTAAGATCGCTTTCCTTGGTTTCAGGCTCCTCGGGAGCTTTGGGAACAGTTTCTTTGCTGGCAGAGCCGGCCTCCTCCGAGACGTATTCCACTCCCAAGGGTAGCTCGATGGCTGGTTGGCGTTTCAGCATTCGAGGGTGGGAGGAAAACGCTTGGCTGCGGCTTAAGACTTCCGGCTCCATGATGTGATCATCGAATGAGTAGCTACCTCTAAAGGTGTGTGGAGAGCTTATAGTGCATGCAGCAGAAGGCATTGAGTGGCTTCTTAGGAGAGGCACTGTCTCTGTGGCACTGTGGGATTGCTGAAGTGACAACAATGATTGTTCGGGCTTCATTTTTTCACCGTGGCTGCTGGAACCAGACTTGATGTCGAACTGGAACGGTTCTCTGTACGCACCGGACTTTGGGGATTCAATGCTGCTACGCCTTGACAGAGAGCTTCTTCTGGGCTTCACACTGTCGATTTCACTGGTATCCACCACGGCTTCGTTAATGGTAATTAGCTTAGTGATGTGTTCGATCACCTGTGTTCTAGGCACAGACAACGGGACCATGCTGGGCTTCTCGTCGCCGGACAGGTGTGGGAACCCCTGGGTTGTGTTTGCAGCCAGCGCCGCCGTCCTTTGCCCAATCCTCCCACACTTCCCGAAGATGATCTCGGCGTAAGATTTGGCGTTGGTGTTGGGAGGGCTGATCTGCTGCTCCGCGCTCTCGGATCTGGAGAAGTACCCGGACTCCGTGCTGCCTTTGCTGCCGGGGCTCAGGAATGCCTGCTCGTCGATCACCTTCTTGCGCTCGCTCAGGCGCAGCGCCAGCTTCTGCTTGATGGTGTGGGTGTCCTCGGACTTATGGCTCAGGGCGTGCTCCGACGACGGCTCCACGAACTGGGAGCTGTCCTCGAGGGACTGGGACATGCTGGAATGGGACAACGAGCAGCGGTCGTGGCTGGAGCCTTGGCTGCCCGCGCTCAGGaggctgctggagagcagggtGTGCTTCTGCCTGGGCGACAGCTCCACGCCGTGACCCGACATGGCTGCCGTCTCCTCCTCCGAGTCCGTGCTTTCCCCTTCTGTCGGCTCCTCGAAGTCCTCCCCGCCCATCCGCTCCATCTCCAGGCTCGAGGGGTACATCTCTGCTCCGATCCCTGAGGCCAGCCCAGCTTTTATCCGGTGAGCGTGAGACTTCCTGTGTTTGTACAAATTGCTCTTGGTCTTGAAGGAGAAGCCGCATGGAATGCAAGGGTAGGGCCTCTCGCCGGTGTGGGACCTGATGTGCTTCTGGAGCACGCTGGGCTTCGCGCAGGGCCTGCTGCAGTACTGGCAGATGTACTTGCCCGGCTTCGGAGGCTTCTTCTCCTTCTTGTGCACCTCCTCAGCTTGCTTCAGGGACACCTGGGCAGGGCGGGGGATGAAGACCTTCTGCACGGCCGGCATGTCCTCTGCGGGAATGATGGGCTGGGAgtgggctgggaggagctggccGTGGTGGGCGTGCAGCCCGGGGGACGGGAAGGAGCCAGAGGGCCCTGGCCTGACTGGATCAACTAGCTGCCATGTGGGACCTTCCAGGACATGCTCCGGCTTCCCCGGGGACATAAATGCTGGTGCCAGTGCGTGCTGCTGAAGCTGCGGGACGTGGGCGGGGTGGTCGAAGGAGGAGGGCTTGGGCTGTTTCTGGTGGCCGGGCTtctcctggggctcctctcGCGGAACGGGCAAGGAGCCGGAAAAGTGCTGCTGAGAGATGATATCTCGGAGAGGGGttcctggggaaggagcagagctgccctggtACGTAGCTGGGGATGAAATACTGCCTTGGAAAGCCTCTCCTTTGGGAAGCCTCTTTCTTGGACTTTCCTCAGCCTTTTTTGTGCTCTTCTGGCTTTGTTCAGGATCCATGACCTTAAAAGGGTCTTTGAATGCTATTTTGGGAAGGTTTTGGCAGGCTTCATTTATGAATAATAAAGGTCCCCTCTGTAGATTCCCTGTTTTGCCTGCATTTGCTACGAAGCTGGAGCCGCCAGGAGATGGTTGTTGATTTAAGATTTTACTAAAGTGTCACTAGTTGCTATttgattcaaaaaaaaaaaaaaaaaagtttcaaggTCAATAAAGTTCACATTGGTAACACATGACAAACTActtcaaagacagaaaactttCCAAAACTTTCAgtccaaatattttccttgtgaaCTTGGTTAAGGCTTTAAACCTTgccattttatttcagttgacAGTGGCAAGCCTTCAAAGTCAAGATGCAACCCACAATGTGTCTCTTGTTTGTTATGCAAACCTTTGAAAACTTGAGACTTTAGCGCTCATCTCAGAAagatcctcttttttttttttttttttcctctctcctgcgCAAGGAAAATAACACTGAACGGTGGATGTCCCCCTGTGTCTTCCTTCTGTTCCACTTTGGAGTTCAAAAGCCTTGGAAAAGTATTTCCCACATTTCTGTAATTAcatccaaaagaaaaacagacaagaaaaatgACTTTAGCTTTTGTGTGTAAGTAATTAACCGCTGCTCCTTCTGGGGGGGGttaacagtaaatattttgcaCACAAGTAATTCAGAACAACTCACTGAATGCCTGCCATTCACAAGACATTACTTTTAATGGCAACCTAAACATAAATTGCGCTCAGGCGAACCTCGGGGACTCGGTTTAATGCTCACAAAACCTGGCTCTGAGGCAGCAACCAAAGACAGGAACTTGAAACAGAGACAGTTTGggaaaatgaattaaaactCTTTCAAACTCGAGTTCCTCCTAATCTCCTGCAAACATGTAGGGGTTTAAAGTTTTTATAATTGTATTTCCCTTCCAAACTGACTGACTCCAAAGCTCTTACTGGCCTCACGCCTCTTACATCCCTGACAAATAACAAGGCATCTCCTCGGGATAAAAGCTGCTCTCGAGCTGTGCTAATCTTCAGTGTCACCTACAGCAAAGGCAGGTAAAGAGGAGCTTTTGTTGAAGTGTTGCTTCTTTAATTTCCTGCCTTTTGTCACCACACAAAGGTACAAATCCAATTTCTGTGGcacacagaaacaaaggtgCAAATCCAATTTCTGCGGCGCACGTGTGGGGTGTCATCGTGGGCTGTGCCTAAAGGGAAACCCCTCTGAAATGAGTGTGGATGGGACCTCTCAAACCCTCTCAACCACCCTGGCCAGCAAACACAGCTCAGGGTGGGATGGGAATTGCCCTGGAACGGCACCCTGGCTGCACTGGAGTCAGCCAGTGTGTCCAGAGATGGAGTGGAAGATGGGTGGGATGCTCTGACGGAAAAGAAGGGTGGTGCTTTTTAAATGAAGCGAATTGATAGGTGTGACTTATAATGACAAATTAATTATTGTCCTTCTTTCCGAAGGTATTGCCTGAGGGCTAGGACGGGATTAGACTGGATTAATTAGAGGaaattgctccaagccctgtgctccctggggatggggctgaAGTGCAagtccagcagagcaggacGGAGCAGGGGACTGAGGTCTGAGCTCAGCGATGGCCCAACTCCCTCCTGAAGCGTGAAGAGCCAGCAGGAGAAAGCACAAAATCCCACTCCTGGGATTCCTTGCTCCTCATTCACTCCTGCAACCCTGCGGACTCAGTGAGAAAAGGGACACAAAGTTTAAGGGGATTTAGCTTAATTTAGCAGAGTCTAACGCTACTGGGATGCCCTGGGACACATCACGACCCGCCAGACTTCACGAACTCTCTGAAAACTGTCACCTCGGATGGCCAAATTTAGGGTGCAAGTCCTTGGACACGACTCTCTCacggagaggggcagggacgCAACGGGGACAGCGGATCCCCCgaggggctcagcccaggggcTCCCCTGAGATGTCATTTTTTACTGCCTGGAGAGGTGGCTTCTCTTACTGCCCACCTGTGTCACCACATCTCAGGGAAATGACACAAGAGCAGTCCCAAGCCTTGaacttcccttccctttcctcaaATCCAGGTCCTGCTCCATTCTAGCACCAGCTTCAAACTTCCCAGGACCTGCAGAGCACCTGCTCTTGCCCTGACTTGCTGGAGAAGTCAGGCTGACTGCTGTGAGAAGgatttaattacattttgaaaCCCCTTTTCAGAGAGCCCTCAATGGTGAGTAACCCTGGCCGTGGTCTGGGCTAGACTTTGAGCCCAGCATTTATTCAAGATCAAAGACACTCACGGAGCTGATTTATCACCTTGATTTCTGCGCAGATTGCTGGGCTTTGCCCCACTCGTGACACACAGAGCTTTTTAACTTGGGAGAACTGGATTTAAGCAGGGACAGAGAACATGAGCTGGGTAGAAGTGGATTtaagcagggattttttttcagcacgAGCAGAGTGACCTGCCACAAGCTCAGTTATTCACATTTAAGAATTCCCAACTCAACCTGAACGACCTTACAATACTGAATTTTCTCCTATAGGCCACATATCAATTCCTAATAATTAGGCTTTAATAACAAATTTAATAATCAGGCTTGCAAAGAAAATTCTTGAGTTAATTCATTGTCACCCCAAATATTCAGACCGTCCTCATTCTCCTCTGATGAACACATGGGCCCCagctgattttttattttttcaggaattCTGCACGAAAGTGAACAATTCCAGAACAGgccaacaaacaaacacacctggctgcctgcagcagcgAGCTGGGCCATTCTGGGCCAGTTCAGGCTACTCCGGACATCGTTACTGCATTACTGGGAATGAGGCTCCTGGAATGCCAGTGGCCAAGGATAATTCTCCTGACTGGAAGCAGTTTGTCCAGGCTGGGACTCCTCCAAGGAAAATTTAACAGTGCAACAAAAAATGGGAGGGAAATAATTGAAGCCTGGGAGGGTTTCTCCACTGAGGAtccagagggaaggaggaagaaaaggggaaattcaTCGggatctgcagctcctcccgaggggcagctcccagctctgctctgggacagggacagcaccagggcac
Encoded proteins:
- the HIVEP3 gene encoding transcription factor HIVEP3 isoform X1; this encodes MDPEQSQKSTKKAEESPRKRLPKGEAFQGSISSPATYQGSSAPSPGTPLRDIISQQHFSGSLPVPREEPQEKPGHQKQPKPSSFDHPAHVPQLQQHALAPAFMSPGKPEHVLEGPTWQLVDPVRPGPSGSFPSPGLHAHHGQLLPAHSQPIIPAEDMPAVQKVFIPRPAQVSLKQAEEVHKKEKKPPKPGKYICQYCSRPCAKPSVLQKHIRSHTGERPYPCIPCGFSFKTKSNLYKHRKSHAHRIKAGLASGIGAEMYPSSLEMERMGGEDFEEPTEGESTDSEEETAAMSGHGVELSPRQKHTLLSSSLLSAGSQGSSHDRCSLSHSSMSQSLEDSSQFVEPSSEHALSHKSEDTHTIKQKLALRLSERKKVIDEQAFLSPGSKGSTESGYFSRSESAEQQISPPNTNAKSYAEIIFGKCGRIGQRTAALAANTTQGFPHLSGDEKPSMVPLSVPRTQVIEHITKLITINEAVVDTSEIDSVKPRRSSLSRRSSIESPKSGAYREPFQFDIKSGSSSHGEKMKPEQSLLSLQQSHSATETVPLLRSHSMPSAACTISSPHTFRGSYSFDDHIMEPEVLSRSQAFSSHPRMLKRQPAIELPLGVEYVSEEAGSASKETVPKAPEEPETKESDLTKKSRKGPKAKGFMYECNVCGARYKKRDNYEAHKKYYCSELQLSKPRSATSHTSSEPEKSAADPDVWPQMMHYKLGSTLELTPLRKRRKEKSLGDDEEPPAFEMSDASSSSTGPGTQFANLASSDVALNLTRESMKSPADSGKSAPSEASAGFHSRNTKPASGAEGKERRTTSKEISVIQHTSSFEKSDSIEQPSSLEEDKPLSQFPSQPTPQHSRPPHSLQPRLVRQPNIQVPEILVTEEPDRPETEPEPPPKEPEKTEEFQWPQRSQTLSQLPAEKLPPKKKRLRLAEMAQSSGESSFESVSLTRSPSQESSLSHGSSHSISFDRDDHTKPESSSQPSESHPKPPGVGSHMLMVPSHHHHSREMRRSASEQTPNVSHPSQMSETRSKSFDYGSLSSTPASTPGPSTSSAPQERRKCFLVRQASLTRHPEHEPDPAPPGWPDTEDPALSSSKSPATSLPHQPTSSSPLPSHGTYPSDKSQPKDSPEPSYSPPYTEALQVFHHPVPQLTLHEKHFMAPQVSIFPYQHLLPQPGQSAELFAAHTMSDILSAQFSMPQIPPSIFQTPPLPLPQTLIHPGPLHIAPPLMSHPAEVSFRHPSFLPVHYPGSSPIPSAFFLPLQSQFALHLPGDAGGHLPQIKSSLFSAAGSSSLSPCTDYDSDSRLHPLTCAASPALSVTVTQLVVPTRTEPMVSLVVPVRIQTNMPSYGSAMYTTLSQILVTQSQCSSSTIVLPKFDDRQPKGALVCSADVHGLGFDLAQMITEEQRSLFQSPYLRVPLPLPERKGYMPLTCPSDSVLGLEGGPSTVGGSKRMLSPAGSLELTMETQQQKRVKEEEVSEAEEKLEVVKPPSATEEGKKQDKSHFLAESQDRVEVQTPPSVSVEQSEPKETPSSSQQAASRSGSPSFEALQEYEQPAGKQFLSQEPLQPVKKEDSKELVEQPPPTPASAAPVPEGAAGAGKAREGTDTKKVLQFPSLHTTTNVSWCYLNYIKPNHTQQADGRSSVYASWCISLYNPNLPGVSTKAALALLRSKQKVSKETYTMATAPRPEAGRLVPASSRKPKMTEVHLPSLLSNEGRKDITRAEKDEEKRGKSEEEALVTKRGEPVRIKIFEGGYKSNEEYVYVRGRGRGKYVCEECGIRCKKPSMLKKHIRTHTDVRPYVCKYCNFAFKTKGNLTKHMKSKAHSKKCQELGVLVSSLVDLEAEEGTSEDLFQDSEGREGSEPIEEHQFSDLEESDDDDDNEDEEDEEEEESQDEPALKLPEGKHGTLLLHSSGGSPSSQEEGTETSTAQEAASSTPKAGEGQQASSSSSGLETKWSADSSDIAVCHSFLSLHRPALTSTEHLAPAERESVTRPQMSLAMDLSTSKDASPRKRWSPSQDCGRGGGSSRPMIARKHLLTKNETSPKRFSPTAELSSLRCLSPGRGLSPCQRLSPRREASPLRCVSPRLELSPSRHLSPRRELSPRTSLPPDGEASPARHSSPSREMASLRYFSLKKVLSPGCLELSRFPPPGKEDSPGASKSAEDKVPSSYQAQPGIFSSMPLPHRFFGKNLQLYESKLKMEPRSPPRSPGAPQPACPRPLQAPHDLHAPGRGEENVFSHLPLHSQQLARTPYPMIPIGGIQMVQARPSSHASLVPGPVLPLQAGHLASAAGRAARRDGEPQSPPEPSSESVSPVAKVSKYALSPETTAGGFSEEKMRTSELRPEQEEHRPAAEAEPGPAQQPGPSVSPSSPSTPQEPSPEPSASGEEPSKATGEQQSGSSSTPSEPACTFISAVPSLARDSPSEAPPGQAQPCSLRPRNLSGSSPHPEHSDLGQTHEKVDENAGST